Proteins encoded within one genomic window of Besnoitia besnoiti strain Bb-Ger1 chromosome II, whole genome shotgun sequence:
- a CDS encoding hypothetical protein (encoded by transcript BESB_036690), translated as MSPFPPRAALRLFPVPSGSATLPFAQGGVKSVVASLGLRSAFSAVPLNAGKRFFASPSKQVPSSCAVNGGTHALSLSRPRLGGSLEDYYTNSQLATCIQSPWPFYMWSFWAFLMVVVPVGLLFQSNYYFSGRILPKVNGNTQLCEDSW; from the exons ATGTCGCCcttcccgcctcgcgccgctctccgtctTTTCCCCGTTCCCTCTGGATCGGCAACGCTGCCCTTTGCTCAAGGGGGAGTTAAGAGTGTGGTCGCTTCTCTCGGGCTCCGTTCCGCGTTTTCGGCTGTCCCTCTGAACGCAGGCAAgcgtttcttcgcctctccctcgaaGCAAGTTCCTTCCTCGTGCGCTGTGAACGGGGGCACGCACGCCCTCAGCCTCTCCCGACCCAGACTGGGAGGCTCCCTCGAGGACTACTACACTAACAGCCAGCTCGCCACCTGCATCCAGTCCCCGTGGCCGTTCTACATGTGGTCCTTCTGGGCTTTCCTGATG GTTGTCGTTCCCGTCGGTCTGTTGTTTCAGAGCAACTACTACTTCTCGGGGCGTATTCTCCCCAAGGTTAACGGCAACACGCAGCTATGCGAAGATTCCTGGTAa